A stretch of the Brevundimonas sp. MF30-B genome encodes the following:
- a CDS encoding protein-glutamate O-methyltransferase CheR — protein sequence MTPEDFARLQSLTAARAGLRLTRDRMHLAEHRLGPIARREGFASVEALLAVLWERQADTLGWSVVEALLNAETWFRRDRQPFDTLAREMLPALGQARGRAVRIWAAGCSTGQEAYSLALAAADAGVSAEITAVDLSQRAIEKARSGLYTAFEIQRGLSAATMLRGFRPEDDQWRARAELRASIAFDRANLLDETADAARYDVIFCRYVLSDMEPARRAQVLDSIEARLMDDGCLFLGLGERPDGETVAFRPVVGREGLYVKAPTRFSRAA from the coding sequence ATGACACCCGAGGACTTCGCGCGTCTGCAGAGCTTGACCGCCGCCCGAGCCGGCCTGCGGCTGACGCGCGACCGAATGCACCTGGCCGAGCACCGCCTGGGACCCATCGCACGCCGCGAGGGTTTCGCCAGTGTCGAGGCCCTCTTGGCCGTCCTGTGGGAGCGACAGGCCGACACCTTGGGCTGGTCGGTGGTCGAGGCCCTGCTGAACGCCGAGACCTGGTTCCGGCGCGATCGACAGCCGTTCGACACCCTGGCGCGCGAGATGCTGCCGGCCCTGGGCCAGGCGCGCGGCCGGGCGGTGCGCATCTGGGCCGCTGGCTGTTCTACCGGTCAGGAGGCCTATTCCCTCGCCCTGGCCGCGGCCGACGCGGGCGTGAGCGCCGAAATCACCGCCGTCGACCTGTCGCAGCGCGCGATCGAAAAGGCGCGCAGCGGGCTGTACACCGCCTTCGAGATTCAGCGCGGCCTGTCGGCGGCGACCATGTTGCGCGGCTTCCGCCCCGAGGACGACCAGTGGCGCGCCCGCGCCGAACTGCGCGCCTCCATCGCTTTCGATCGCGCGAACCTGCTGGATGAAACGGCCGACGCCGCGCGCTACGACGTGATCTTCTGCCGCTATGTGCTCAGCGACATGGAGCCCGCGCGCCGGGCGCAGGTGCTGGACTCAATAGAGGCGCGTCTGATGGACGACGGCTGCCTCTTCCTGGGTCTAGGCGAGCGGCCTGACGGCGAGACGGTGGCCTTCCGCCCCGTGGTCGGCCGCGAGGGCCTGTATGTGAAGGCGCCGACCCGCTTCAGCCGCGCGGCCTGA
- a CDS encoding M20/M25/M40 family metallo-hydrolase has product MARLGLLIGAMLLALALAIVSLQTPRPLPADAPATQFSAARAMVDIREIARNPHPVGSADHARVRDLLLIRMNELGLSPETQTGVLSPAAVRRLERDGRPEAALAGVTNLIGVLPGRDRQAPPLLLMAHYDTVPGSPGAADDTTGVAAILEIVRALRARGETARDVVVLFTDAEELNLDGARVFFSEHPLRDRIGAVINLEARGGGGRALMFETGRGNGETVALLARAAPRATGGVISNALAVFMYENMPNGTDFTVSKDRGIGGLNFAFIGRPSHYHSPVSTAEALDEGSVQHIGSQALEAADLHANAPRLPSATPNVVYSDLYGKVFVRHPVNVGWALWALAAGLGGFAAWRARRGSGLTLADLGKGALTGIWLVAAGLVATQAARVLAGPLTGRIGSADAYYTLLRRLPWMEAGAALAVLAAALMLLGGRGGVSSRLTALVLAVLAVLALGLGGFSPVIAGATVAAVGLSLWPRGPASTWGGWLGLIGLVLLLAAPLQAVAPEAAFLLIWPLVAAAFAAALAALIDVRLERWLALMPAAVLAVLTGGWLMSLGHSAFLGVGMDLPGVLALMGLLMLLTLRPLAASARFARPMAVAAAISLILALGVSGAARVIEPERPAATA; this is encoded by the coding sequence ATGGCGCGGTTGGGACTTCTGATCGGGGCGATGCTCCTGGCGCTAGCGCTGGCGATCGTCAGCCTGCAGACGCCGCGCCCCCTGCCCGCCGACGCGCCCGCGACCCAGTTTTCGGCCGCGCGCGCCATGGTCGACATCCGCGAGATCGCGCGGAACCCTCACCCTGTCGGTTCGGCGGATCACGCGCGGGTGCGCGACCTGCTCCTGATCCGAATGAATGAGCTCGGCCTGTCCCCAGAGACGCAGACGGGGGTGCTGTCGCCGGCGGCCGTGCGGCGGCTGGAGCGCGACGGTCGGCCCGAGGCGGCCTTGGCCGGCGTGACCAATCTGATCGGCGTGCTGCCGGGTCGGGACCGTCAGGCCCCGCCCCTGTTGCTGATGGCGCACTACGACACTGTGCCGGGTTCTCCGGGCGCTGCGGACGACACGACGGGCGTCGCCGCCATTCTTGAGATCGTCCGAGCCTTGCGTGCGCGCGGCGAGACGGCGCGCGACGTCGTGGTGCTGTTCACCGACGCCGAGGAGTTGAACCTGGACGGCGCGCGCGTTTTCTTCAGCGAGCATCCGCTGCGCGACCGGATCGGCGCCGTGATCAATCTGGAGGCGCGCGGCGGCGGCGGACGCGCCCTGATGTTCGAAACCGGGCGCGGCAACGGCGAGACGGTCGCCCTGCTGGCCCGCGCGGCGCCTCGCGCCACGGGCGGGGTCATCTCCAACGCCCTGGCCGTGTTCATGTACGAAAACATGCCCAACGGCACCGATTTCACAGTGTCCAAGGATCGCGGAATCGGCGGTCTGAACTTCGCCTTCATCGGTCGACCGTCGCACTATCATTCGCCGGTCTCCACGGCGGAGGCGCTGGACGAAGGCAGTGTCCAGCACATCGGCTCTCAGGCGCTGGAGGCGGCGGACCTGCACGCCAACGCCCCGCGCCTGCCATCCGCCACGCCCAATGTGGTCTATTCGGACCTGTACGGAAAAGTCTTCGTGCGCCATCCGGTCAACGTCGGCTGGGCGCTGTGGGCGCTGGCCGCCGGCCTGGGGGGCTTCGCGGCCTGGCGCGCGCGCCGAGGCTCAGGCCTGACGCTGGCCGACCTGGGCAAGGGCGCGCTTACGGGGATTTGGCTGGTGGCCGCCGGCCTGGTGGCGACCCAGGCTGCGCGCGTGCTGGCGGGGCCGCTGACGGGACGGATCGGATCAGCGGACGCCTATTACACCCTGCTGCGGCGACTGCCGTGGATGGAGGCTGGCGCGGCTCTGGCGGTGCTGGCGGCGGCGCTGATGCTGCTGGGCGGTCGTGGGGGCGTGTCCTCCCGGCTGACGGCGCTGGTGCTGGCCGTTCTGGCGGTGCTGGCCCTGGGCCTCGGCGGGTTCAGCCCGGTGATAGCCGGCGCCACGGTGGCGGCCGTGGGCCTGTCGCTGTGGCCGCGTGGGCCGGCCTCGACGTGGGGCGGCTGGCTCGGGCTGATCGGTCTCGTTCTGCTGCTTGCGGCGCCCTTGCAGGCCGTCGCGCCCGAGGCCGCCTTCCTGCTGATCTGGCCGCTGGTGGCCGCCGCCTTCGCCGCGGCGCTGGCGGCGCTGATCGACGTGCGGCTGGAGCGTTGGCTCGCCCTGATGCCTGCGGCCGTGCTGGCGGTGCTGACCGGCGGCTGGCTGATGAGCCTGGGCCACAGCGCCTTCCTGGGCGTCGGCATGGACCTGCCGGGCGTACTGGCCCTGATGGGCCTGCTGATGCTGCTGACCCTGCGCCCGCTGGCGGCGTCCGCGCGCTTCGCCAGGCCGATGGCCGTCGCCGCCGCGATCAGCCTGATCCTGGCGCTGGGCGTCAGCGGCGCCGCCCGGGTGATCGAACCCGAGCGACCCGCCGCGACGGCTTAG
- a CDS encoding bifunctional GNAT family N-acetyltransferase/carbon-nitrogen hydrolase family protein, translated as MTKKSRPAVLTIRNARLSDIDAISALVAKVYKDMPAYTPGMLRGQISAFPDGQFVVEYEGDIVGYAAGFRIDEAAAMGPHTWTQITGGGYAARHDPTGDWFYGMEVCVDPDRRRLRIGQRLYDARRDLCEAQNLKGIVFGGRMPGLSKKKNPYPEPEAYLDAVTARKANDPVIGFHLRSGFEPIGVLKNYLGSDKESRGNAAHMVWRNPYYAEVTGKGAAFATKETVRVATVQLQARKVESFDEFISNIEYFVDVTSDYRSDFVVFPELFTLQLLSLESKKLTPAESIEALTRYTPRFTEALRKLAVEYNINIIGGSHPTRTDDGDIQNVAYVFLRDGSVHAQEKIHPTPNERHWWNIKGGDKVHAIPTDCGPIGVLICYDSEFPELARRLVDEGARMLFVPFCTDNRQGYLRVRYCSQARAIENQCYMALSGNVGNLPNVENMDIQYAQSCILTPCDFPFARDGVAAEASENVETVTVADLDLSDLAWAKSQGTVRNLRDRRFDLYKTVWTDGG; from the coding sequence ATGACAAAGAAAAGCCGTCCCGCCGTCCTCACAATTCGCAACGCCCGCCTGTCGGACATCGACGCCATCAGCGCGCTGGTGGCCAAGGTCTACAAGGACATGCCGGCCTATACGCCTGGCATGCTGCGCGGCCAGATATCGGCCTTTCCCGACGGGCAGTTCGTCGTGGAATACGAAGGCGACATCGTCGGCTATGCGGCCGGCTTCCGCATCGATGAGGCGGCCGCCATGGGGCCGCACACCTGGACCCAGATCACGGGCGGCGGCTATGCGGCGCGCCACGATCCGACCGGCGACTGGTTTTACGGCATGGAGGTCTGCGTCGATCCGGACCGACGCCGCCTGCGCATCGGCCAGCGCCTGTATGACGCGCGCCGCGACCTGTGCGAGGCCCAGAACCTGAAGGGCATCGTCTTCGGCGGCCGCATGCCCGGTCTGTCGAAGAAGAAGAACCCCTATCCCGAGCCCGAGGCCTATCTGGACGCGGTCACGGCCCGCAAGGCGAACGACCCGGTCATCGGCTTTCACCTGCGTTCGGGTTTCGAGCCCATCGGGGTGCTGAAGAACTATCTCGGCTCGGACAAGGAATCGCGCGGCAATGCGGCGCATATGGTGTGGCGCAACCCGTACTACGCCGAGGTCACCGGCAAGGGCGCGGCCTTCGCCACCAAGGAGACGGTGCGGGTCGCCACCGTCCAGCTGCAGGCCCGCAAGGTCGAGAGCTTCGACGAATTCATCTCCAACATCGAATACTTCGTCGATGTGACGTCGGACTACCGCTCAGACTTCGTGGTGTTTCCCGAGCTTTTCACGCTCCAGCTGCTGTCGCTGGAGTCCAAGAAGCTGACGCCGGCCGAATCCATCGAGGCGCTGACCCGCTACACGCCGCGCTTCACCGAGGCGCTGCGCAAGCTGGCGGTGGAGTACAACATCAACATCATCGGCGGCTCGCACCCCACGCGCACCGACGACGGCGACATACAGAATGTGGCCTATGTCTTCCTGCGCGACGGCTCGGTCCATGCGCAGGAGAAGATCCACCCAACGCCGAACGAGCGGCATTGGTGGAACATCAAGGGCGGCGACAAGGTGCACGCCATTCCGACCGACTGCGGGCCCATCGGCGTGCTGATCTGCTACGATTCGGAGTTTCCGGAGCTGGCGCGGCGCCTGGTCGACGAGGGCGCGCGGATGCTCTTCGTGCCCTTCTGCACCGACAACCGTCAGGGCTATCTGCGGGTGCGCTATTGCTCCCAGGCCCGGGCGATCGAGAACCAGTGCTACATGGCGCTGTCGGGCAATGTCGGGAACCTGCCCAACGTCGAGAACATGGACATCCAGTACGCCCAGTCCTGCATCCTGACGCCGTGCGATTTCCCGTTCGCGCGCGATGGCGTGGCGGCCGAGGCGTCGGAAAACGTGGAGACGGTCACCGTGGCCGACCTGGACCTGTCGGATCTGGCCTGGGCCAAGTCGCAGGGCACGGTGCGCAACCTGCGCGACCGCCGTTTCGACCTCTACAAGACCGTGTGGACCGATGGCGGCTAA
- a CDS encoding cupin domain-containing protein, whose amino-acid sequence MTDQRTRPIVLGPGEGRTYAMGAMRAVFKADEDETGAAYSISEWWLEPHSEGPGPHSHEANDDIFYVIEGVMSFRLGEDWIDAEAGSFVRAAPGVTHDFANRTGKRAGVLNLYVPGGFERDMPAIVKWFADNEK is encoded by the coding sequence ATGACTGACCAACGCACTCGACCGATCGTGCTCGGTCCCGGTGAGGGCCGCACCTATGCGATGGGCGCCATGCGCGCCGTGTTCAAGGCCGACGAGGACGAGACGGGCGCGGCCTACTCCATTTCTGAATGGTGGCTGGAGCCGCATAGCGAAGGGCCTGGCCCGCACAGCCACGAGGCCAACGACGACATCTTCTACGTCATCGAAGGCGTGATGAGCTTCCGTCTCGGTGAGGACTGGATCGACGCCGAAGCGGGATCCTTCGTGCGCGCCGCGCCGGGCGTCACTCACGACTTCGCCAACCGGACCGGCAAGCGAGCGGGCGTGTTGAACCTCTATGTGCCAGGCGGCTTCGAGCGCGACATGCCGGCCATTGTGAAATGGTTCGCTGACAACGAGAAATAG
- a CDS encoding NAD(P)-dependent alcohol dehydrogenase: protein MPIAARAFAATAADKPLTPYNFDRRDPGADDVAIEIQFSGICHSDLHIVKNDLGGTRYPIVPGHEIAGVVTAVGANVSRFKVGDRVGVGCMVDSCRQCRPCQEGEEQYCVPGMTQTYGSADPKGAAVGQTITQGGYSSAIVVDQNYVLRIPDSLPLDAAAPLLCAGITTYSPLRHWKVGPGSKVAVVGLGGLGHMAVKQAAAMGAEVTVLSTSDRKKADAERMGAKHFLINSDKAAMAAAAEKFDLIINTVSATHEIAGHLNLLAKDGTMVMLGLTTEGLPVFAMPLLWRRRSVAGSLIGGIRETQEMLDFCAANDIACDIEVIAPDQINEAYARLEKSDVRYRFVIDMSRLDG, encoded by the coding sequence ATGCCCATCGCCGCCCGCGCCTTCGCCGCCACCGCCGCCGACAAGCCGCTGACGCCCTACAACTTCGACCGGCGCGATCCGGGCGCGGACGATGTGGCGATCGAGATCCAGTTTTCCGGCATCTGCCATTCCGACCTGCACATCGTGAAGAACGATCTGGGCGGCACCCGCTATCCCATCGTGCCGGGTCACGAGATCGCGGGCGTGGTCACCGCAGTCGGTGCGAACGTCAGCCGTTTCAAGGTCGGCGACCGCGTCGGCGTCGGCTGCATGGTCGACAGCTGCCGCCAGTGCCGCCCCTGTCAGGAAGGCGAGGAGCAGTACTGCGTGCCGGGGATGACCCAGACCTACGGCTCAGCCGATCCCAAGGGCGCAGCGGTCGGACAGACCATCACCCAGGGCGGCTATTCCAGCGCCATCGTGGTGGATCAGAACTACGTGCTGCGCATCCCCGACAGCCTGCCGCTGGACGCCGCCGCGCCCCTGCTGTGCGCGGGCATCACCACCTATTCGCCACTGCGCCACTGGAAGGTGGGGCCAGGCTCCAAGGTCGCCGTGGTGGGGCTGGGCGGGCTGGGCCACATGGCGGTCAAACAGGCTGCGGCCATGGGGGCGGAGGTCACCGTGCTGTCGACCTCGGACCGCAAGAAGGCCGACGCCGAGCGCATGGGCGCCAAGCATTTCCTGATCAACTCCGACAAGGCGGCCATGGCGGCGGCCGCCGAGAAGTTCGACCTGATCATCAACACCGTCTCGGCTACCCACGAGATCGCCGGCCACCTGAACCTGCTGGCCAAGGACGGGACCATGGTCATGCTGGGTCTGACCACCGAGGGCCTGCCTGTGTTCGCCATGCCCCTGCTGTGGCGTCGCCGCAGCGTCGCCGGCAGCCTGATCGGCGGCATCCGCGAGACCCAGGAGATGCTGGACTTCTGCGCCGCCAACGACATCGCCTGCGACATCGAGGTCATCGCCCCGGATCAGATCAACGAGGCCTACGCTCGGCTGGAGAAGTCCGACGTCCGCTATCGCTTCGTCATCGACATGTCGCGCCTGGACGGTTGA
- the phbB gene encoding acetoacetyl-CoA reductase, translating to MARVALVTGGTRGIGKAIVQRLKEDGMAVAAGYSGNVDAAEATARELGVMVVKGNVGSFEDCERAVREVEAELGPIDVLINNAGITRDGFFHKMTHDQWSDVIRVNMDSVFNMTRQVIGGMRARGFGRIVNISSINGQKGQIGQTNYSAAKAGMIGFTKALALENARKGVTVNCIAPGYIDTEMVGAMDEKVLAGIVAQIPVGRLGKGEEIADMVSWLSGERAGYVTGCTLSLNGGQYLVG from the coding sequence ATGGCACGAGTGGCCCTCGTCACCGGCGGAACGCGCGGCATCGGCAAGGCGATCGTCCAACGCCTCAAGGAAGACGGCATGGCGGTGGCTGCGGGCTATTCCGGCAACGTCGACGCAGCCGAGGCGACGGCCCGCGAGCTGGGCGTCATGGTGGTCAAGGGCAACGTCGGCTCGTTCGAGGACTGCGAGCGCGCGGTGCGCGAAGTCGAGGCCGAACTGGGCCCTATCGACGTGCTGATCAACAACGCCGGCATCACCCGCGACGGCTTCTTTCACAAGATGACCCACGACCAGTGGTCTGACGTCATCCGCGTGAACATGGACTCGGTCTTCAACATGACCCGCCAGGTGATCGGGGGCATGCGCGCCCGCGGCTTCGGCCGCATCGTCAACATTTCCTCGATCAACGGCCAGAAGGGTCAGATCGGCCAAACCAACTATTCGGCCGCCAAGGCCGGCATGATCGGCTTCACCAAGGCCCTGGCGCTGGAAAACGCGCGCAAGGGCGTGACCGTGAACTGCATAGCGCCCGGCTACATCGACACGGAGATGGTAGGCGCCATGGACGAGAAGGTGCTTGCCGGCATCGTGGCCCAGATCCCGGTCGGACGGCTCGGCAAAGGTGAGGAGATCGCCGACATGGTCAGCTGGCTGTCGGGCGAGCGTGCCGGATATGTCACAGGCTGCACATTGTCGTTGAACGGCGGTCAATACCTGGTCGGCTAA
- a CDS encoding DUF4908 domain-containing protein → MAFVVIAGGLSLAPSPASAQVESNAQAQQSRSLRDRFFSRNLPPVGRYTAENGQTFVLDRSGSTSLLRFDRSLETWALRSSTAPRGDVLYRNDAGQLVLRVTPDGGMTLYGPRAPQGSPVSMVGPGESLEPPALGPFQLHSLMLRRSSMLNEALGHLVQVNLSGDRSEALAVDALMVTTDAVLRMARSVTARGRLSRLRVITIVEGNRANVTYSNGELRVTTDPSRGAAGKPSSARIIEAFAE, encoded by the coding sequence ATGGCGTTCGTCGTCATCGCCGGCGGGCTGTCGCTCGCCCCTTCCCCGGCTTCTGCTCAGGTGGAATCAAACGCCCAGGCCCAGCAGAGCCGCTCGTTGCGCGACCGCTTCTTCAGCCGCAACCTGCCACCCGTTGGCCGATACACGGCCGAGAACGGCCAGACCTTCGTCCTCGACCGCTCGGGATCGACGTCGCTGCTGCGGTTCGACCGCAGCCTCGAGACCTGGGCGCTGCGCTCCTCGACCGCTCCACGCGGCGACGTGCTGTATCGCAACGATGCGGGACAGCTGGTCCTGCGCGTCACGCCCGACGGCGGCATGACCCTTTACGGCCCGCGCGCGCCGCAGGGCTCGCCGGTGTCCATGGTCGGTCCCGGTGAGAGCCTGGAGCCGCCGGCGCTCGGCCCTTTCCAGCTCCACAGCCTGATGCTGCGCCGATCCTCCATGCTGAACGAGGCCTTGGGACACCTGGTGCAGGTGAACCTGTCGGGCGATCGCTCTGAGGCCCTGGCGGTCGATGCGCTGATGGTGACCACCGACGCTGTGCTACGCATGGCCCGATCGGTCACGGCGCGGGGCCGGCTGTCGCGGCTCCGGGTCATCACCATCGTGGAAGGCAACCGCGCAAACGTCACCTACAGCAATGGCGAACTGCGCGTGACGACAGACCCCTCGCGCGGCGCGGCCGGAAAGCCTTCATCCGCGCGGATCATCGAAGCCTTCGCCGAATAG
- the gloB gene encoding hydroxyacylglutathione hydrolase, whose protein sequence is MTLDVRLFPCLSDNYGFLIRDAETGLVAAVDAPDADAILADLHASGWGGLDMILNTHWHPDHTAGNERLKAETGCEIVGPEEVRRAAPLDRVVAGGDGVELGATRFEVTEAPGHTLGHVVYRSERDQAAFVGDVLFALGCGRLFEGTPEQMWTSLQSLAAWPDETAVWCAHEYTASNARFALSLDDSAAMQAHAEAIFAARDRGEPTVPTTIGVEKRLNPFLTARDVQEFAARRAAKDAFKG, encoded by the coding sequence ATGACCCTGGATGTGCGCCTCTTCCCCTGCCTGTCGGACAACTACGGATTCCTGATCCGCGACGCCGAGACGGGGCTTGTGGCGGCGGTCGACGCGCCGGACGCAGACGCGATCCTGGCCGATCTGCACGCCAGCGGCTGGGGCGGGCTGGACATGATCCTGAACACCCACTGGCACCCCGACCACACCGCCGGCAACGAACGGCTGAAGGCCGAGACCGGCTGCGAGATCGTGGGGCCGGAGGAGGTTCGCCGCGCCGCGCCGCTGGATCGCGTCGTGGCGGGCGGAGACGGGGTCGAACTGGGCGCGACGCGCTTCGAAGTAACCGAGGCCCCCGGCCACACCCTGGGCCATGTGGTCTATCGCTCGGAGCGGGATCAGGCCGCCTTCGTGGGCGACGTGCTGTTCGCCCTAGGGTGCGGGCGGCTGTTCGAGGGTACGCCCGAGCAGATGTGGACCAGCCTTCAGTCCCTCGCGGCCTGGCCGGACGAGACGGCCGTGTGGTGCGCGCACGAATACACCGCGTCGAACGCCCGGTTCGCCCTGAGCCTGGATGACAGCGCGGCGATGCAAGCGCACGCCGAGGCGATTTTCGCGGCGCGGGACCGGGGCGAGCCGACGGTGCCGACGACGATCGGGGTGGAGAAGCGCCTCAACCCCTTCCTCACGGCTCGCGATGTGCAGGAGTTCGCTGCCCGACGCGCCGCCAAGGACGCCTTCAAGGGCTGA
- a CDS encoding methyltransferase domain-containing protein yields the protein MRRSIDELRAFYGEPAGALARRMLARRLAEAWGEAPSCDVLGIGYATPWLDAFVGARRIVAAMPSGQGVEAWPGVGRNRTLLVDDRRLPFPAGSFDRILLIHALEEADDAAALLNEAVRALAPAGRIILAAAARGGFWARSENTPFGHGRPFTRGQLEKLVRAAGLEPTAWSQTLYAPPWSPLLRFADTFEQVGRRVAPGASGVILLEATRQAYARIRPSAQAKPALSAPVLSPATRGALDSARERH from the coding sequence ATGCGGCGCTCCATCGACGAGTTGCGGGCCTTCTACGGCGAGCCGGCCGGCGCGCTGGCGCGACGCATGCTCGCGCGACGCCTGGCCGAGGCCTGGGGCGAGGCGCCGAGCTGCGACGTGCTGGGCATAGGCTACGCCACCCCGTGGCTGGACGCTTTCGTTGGCGCACGGCGCATCGTCGCCGCCATGCCCTCGGGCCAGGGGGTCGAGGCCTGGCCGGGCGTCGGGCGAAACCGCACCCTGCTGGTCGACGACCGCCGCCTGCCCTTCCCGGCCGGCTCCTTCGACCGCATCCTGCTGATCCACGCTCTCGAAGAAGCCGACGACGCTGCAGCCCTGCTGAACGAGGCCGTCCGCGCCCTGGCCCCGGCGGGGCGGATCATCCTTGCGGCGGCGGCGCGCGGCGGCTTCTGGGCGCGGTCGGAAAACACGCCCTTCGGCCACGGCCGGCCCTTCACGCGCGGGCAGTTGGAAAAGCTGGTGCGCGCCGCCGGGCTTGAGCCGACCGCCTGGTCCCAGACCCTGTACGCCCCGCCCTGGTCGCCGCTGCTGCGGTTCGCTGACACCTTCGAGCAGGTGGGACGCCGCGTCGCCCCCGGCGCCTCGGGCGTGATCCTGCTGGAAGCGACGCGTCAGGCCTACGCCCGCATTCGCCCGTCCGCCCAGGCCAAGCCCGCTCTGTCGGCGCCGGTCCTGTCGCCCGCGACCAGAGGGGCGCTGGATAGCGCGCGCGAACGGCATTAA
- a CDS encoding histidine phosphatase family protein, giving the protein MHRLILMRHAHAEASGGDGGDRARPLSPQGLADAALMGRALAERGLKPDLAIISSAMRTRQSWDAAHEALGDVEVRIEPALYNAESETLRRHVEAAEEEAGCLLILAHNPGVHLLAHDYLVEGAASPAMMERLAGFPTGAAAIFSVDAAGRPTCEGFLTPRDLGGGAA; this is encoded by the coding sequence ATGCACCGACTGATCCTGATGCGTCACGCCCACGCCGAGGCCTCCGGCGGAGACGGCGGAGACCGCGCCCGCCCCCTGTCGCCTCAAGGCCTGGCCGACGCCGCCCTGATGGGCCGGGCCCTGGCCGAACGTGGCCTGAAGCCGGACCTGGCCATTATCTCCTCGGCCATGCGCACGCGCCAGAGTTGGGACGCCGCGCACGAGGCGCTGGGCGATGTCGAGGTGCGGATTGAGCCGGCCCTGTACAACGCCGAGAGCGAGACCCTGCGCCGCCATGTCGAGGCCGCAGAGGAGGAGGCCGGCTGCCTGCTGATCCTGGCGCACAATCCGGGCGTCCATCTGTTGGCGCACGACTATCTGGTTGAGGGCGCCGCCTCGCCGGCGATGATGGAGCGGCTGGCCGGATTTCCGACCGGCGCGGCGGCCATCTTCTCGGTCGACGCGGCGGGCCGGCCGACCTGCGAAGGCTTCCTGACCCCGCGAGACCTGGGCGGAGGCGCGGCGTGA
- a CDS encoding DUF952 domain-containing protein, with protein sequence MSETEAFKIMGRDDWTAFQAAGAYCGSEVDRADGYIHMSTAGQLAETARRHYADRRDLVILTVDLAPLGEAMKWEASRGGALFPHLFADLPRTAVTQARAAEVVDGEIVWGEPA encoded by the coding sequence GTGAGCGAGACCGAGGCCTTCAAGATCATGGGCCGTGACGACTGGACGGCCTTCCAGGCCGCCGGCGCCTATTGCGGGTCCGAGGTCGATCGGGCCGACGGCTACATCCACATGTCGACCGCCGGCCAACTGGCCGAGACCGCGCGACGCCACTACGCCGACCGACGCGACCTGGTGATCCTGACCGTGGACCTGGCGCCGCTGGGCGAAGCGATGAAGTGGGAGGCGTCGCGCGGCGGCGCCCTGTTCCCGCACCTGTTCGCCGACCTGCCCCGGACGGCGGTGACGCAGGCGCGGGCGGCCGAGGTCGTGGACGGCGAGATCGTCTGGGGCGAACCGGCGTGA
- a CDS encoding quinone-dependent dihydroorotate dehydrogenase: MSLLDLGTDLLRRLDPETAHRAAVRGLALVPPASNTRPDPILATGLAGLQLPSPVGLAAGLDKDGEAIGGLSRLGFGFVECGSVTPRAQDGNPRPRLFRLTEDRAVINRMGFNNRGLEAFAARLSRRPPGVIVGANLGANKDTKDRAADYVAGLKRLAGLADYFTINVSSPNTPGLRALQGRETLDDLLGRVAEARGPQPVFLKIAPDLTPDEIRLIVEAALAWGVDGLIVSNTTLERPAELTSPQRAESGGLSGAPLKPIARRALAAAVEAAQGRLPLISAGGIDSGEEALARLRMGASAVQLYSALVYSGPGLVRRINADLAKRLRSEGFSSVAEAVGAGR; this comes from the coding sequence GTGAGCCTTCTGGACCTGGGAACCGACCTGCTGCGTCGGCTCGACCCCGAGACGGCGCACCGCGCCGCAGTACGTGGTCTGGCGCTCGTGCCCCCGGCGTCGAACACCAGGCCGGACCCAATCCTGGCCACGGGCCTGGCGGGGCTGCAACTGCCCTCGCCGGTGGGTCTGGCCGCAGGTCTGGACAAGGACGGCGAGGCCATCGGCGGCCTGTCGCGACTGGGCTTCGGCTTCGTGGAGTGCGGCTCGGTCACGCCTCGAGCTCAGGACGGCAATCCCAGGCCCCGGCTGTTCCGGCTGACCGAAGACCGGGCTGTCATCAACCGCATGGGCTTCAACAACCGCGGGCTGGAGGCCTTCGCTGCGCGGCTGAGCCGCCGGCCGCCCGGCGTTATCGTCGGCGCCAATCTGGGGGCCAACAAGGATACGAAGGACAGGGCGGCCGACTACGTCGCCGGCCTGAAACGGCTGGCGGGACTGGCCGACTATTTCACGATCAACGTCTCCTCGCCCAACACCCCCGGCCTGCGTGCGCTGCAGGGGCGCGAGACGCTCGACGACCTGCTGGGGCGAGTGGCCGAGGCGCGGGGACCGCAGCCGGTCTTTCTGAAAATCGCGCCGGACCTGACCCCCGACGAGATCCGCCTGATCGTCGAGGCGGCCCTGGCCTGGGGCGTCGACGGCCTGATCGTGTCGAACACCACGCTGGAGAGGCCAGCCGAGCTGACCTCGCCCCAGCGCGCGGAGAGCGGCGGCCTGTCGGGCGCGCCGCTGAAACCTATCGCGCGTCGCGCCCTGGCCGCCGCCGTCGAGGCCGCGCAGGGCCGTCTGCCGCTGATCTCGGCCGGAGGGATCGACAGCGGTGAAGAAGCGCTGGCCCGCCTTCGCATGGGCGCCTCGGCCGTGCAGTTGTACTCAGCCTTGGTCTACAGCGGACCCGGCCTGGTGCGGCGGATCAACGCGGACCTCGCCAAACGCCTGCGCTCCGAGGGTTTCTCCAGCGTGGCGGAGGCCGTCGGAGCCGGCCGTTGA